From the genome of Brevibacterium sp. JSBI002, one region includes:
- a CDS encoding group 1 glycosyl transferase: MSESGEVNPLSADTRILHVLADTTGPVVEVAKLAVLGHLRAGFKVAVAAHRSLLGTFGVPEELAGEFREIELAARRRFSMADPNTAFTLHKYYQHVDIVHAHGLHAATLAGLAFTGLPARLHPKVVATIESFDSANVIEKTGAEIVGRTATAVLGTTEPVVDYYGGRVPVVERAELVHPDIDVDLTVRTPRAEVRRELGLSEGTWMVASPIALRDHTALATVLDAADQINQRRRDRKVVFVLTGTGKDRSTISREFADRGVLVAPAGDLVDVAAASDVVIASETMTGLSHEDLMQLSKPAVFIGSERRAGIWGEAAKAVPADDTEALLREINHLLDDPAGRGTSAVAAKKRVIDVSNGAAISETLLDLYAEVDAVSDS, translated from the coding sequence ATGAGCGAATCCGGCGAGGTCAACCCACTGAGCGCAGACACGAGGATTCTGCACGTGCTCGCCGATACCACCGGTCCCGTCGTCGAAGTGGCGAAGCTCGCCGTGCTCGGTCACCTCCGGGCCGGTTTCAAGGTCGCCGTCGCCGCGCACCGGTCACTGCTGGGCACCTTCGGAGTCCCTGAGGAACTGGCCGGCGAATTCCGCGAGATCGAACTCGCAGCACGCAGACGCTTCTCGATGGCCGACCCCAACACCGCCTTCACTCTTCACAAGTACTACCAGCACGTGGACATCGTCCACGCGCACGGACTGCATGCGGCGACGCTCGCGGGACTGGCCTTCACCGGTCTGCCCGCCCGCCTGCACCCGAAGGTCGTCGCCACCATCGAATCCTTCGACTCCGCGAACGTCATCGAGAAGACCGGAGCCGAGATCGTCGGTCGCACGGCCACCGCGGTGCTCGGCACGACCGAACCCGTCGTCGACTACTACGGCGGCCGCGTCCCGGTCGTCGAACGCGCCGAACTCGTTCACCCGGACATCGACGTCGACCTCACAGTGCGCACCCCGCGCGCCGAGGTCCGTCGCGAACTCGGCCTGTCCGAAGGCACCTGGATGGTCGCCAGCCCCATCGCGCTGCGTGACCACACCGCCCTGGCGACGGTCCTCGACGCCGCCGACCAGATCAACCAGCGTCGCCGTGACCGCAAGGTCGTCTTCGTCCTCACCGGCACCGGCAAGGACCGTTCGACGATCTCCCGCGAATTCGCCGACCGCGGCGTCCTCGTGGCACCCGCCGGAGACCTCGTCGATGTCGCGGCCGCCTCGGATGTCGTCATCGCCAGCGAGACGATGACGGGACTGTCCCACGAAGACCTCATGCAGCTGTCGAAGCCCGCGGTCTTCATCGGCAGCGAACGCCGCGCCGGCATCTGGGGAGAGGCCGCGAAGGCCGTTCCCGCCGACGACACGGAGGCGCTGCTGCGTGAGATCAATCATCTTCTCGACGACCCGGCCGGACGCGGAACCTCCGCTGTGGCAGCAAAGAAGCGGGTCATCGACGTGAGCAATGGTGCGGCGATCTCCGAGACGCTGCTCGATCTGTACGCCGAGGTCGACGCCGTCTCGGATTCGTGA
- a CDS encoding glycosyltransferase family 4 protein encodes MRIVFTIGTSTGGVGTHVHALARDLAAAGHEIGVIGPAATDEHFGFSLLPGVRFGVLELGTGIGVSDAALVRRQRILLRSFAPQIVHAHGFRAGLITLLTLRTLKIRPKFVLSLHNQASGQGLRGRVETRVETMLARGSDLVLGANTDLVDRARELGAQNARFLPAAAPEVTTISAEAAAATRAALAEEFDFHPGALIVLAVGRVAKQKNYPMLVRALARLGEDRPATTDSPQSRASSTRLGEENRQSRTDKHGEIVALIAGAADEEVLADVRAQYDDAAAASAIPALHFLGPRDDIAELAAAADIYALTSVWEARALVLQEALMTGKAIVATATGGSAELVGDAGMLIDHDDDAAFAAAVAELAVDPARRAELGARALARGAELPDEREVAEELAGLYTDLVPAQVG; translated from the coding sequence ATGAGAATCGTCTTCACCATCGGCACCTCGACCGGGGGAGTCGGCACCCATGTGCATGCACTCGCCCGTGACCTCGCCGCCGCCGGACATGAGATCGGCGTCATCGGACCGGCCGCCACCGACGAACACTTCGGCTTCTCGCTGCTGCCCGGAGTCCGGTTCGGCGTCCTCGAACTCGGCACCGGAATCGGCGTCTCCGACGCCGCTCTTGTCCGCCGGCAGCGCATACTGCTGCGCAGCTTCGCCCCGCAGATCGTCCATGCCCACGGTTTCCGCGCCGGTCTCATCACTCTGTTGACCCTGCGCACGCTGAAGATCCGACCGAAGTTCGTCCTCAGCCTCCACAACCAGGCCAGCGGACAGGGACTGCGTGGTCGGGTCGAAACCCGAGTCGAGACGATGCTCGCCCGCGGATCCGACCTCGTCCTCGGTGCCAACACCGACCTCGTCGATCGCGCCCGCGAACTCGGTGCGCAGAACGCCCGGTTCCTCCCGGCCGCCGCACCGGAGGTGACGACCATATCCGCCGAGGCGGCCGCCGCCACCCGAGCGGCGCTGGCCGAGGAGTTCGACTTCCATCCCGGGGCGCTCATCGTGCTGGCCGTCGGCCGCGTCGCCAAACAGAAGAACTACCCGATGCTCGTGCGCGCACTCGCCCGTCTCGGCGAGGACCGACCCGCCACGACGGACTCGCCCCAGAGCCGCGCCTCCTCAACCCGCCTCGGCGAGGAGAACCGACAGAGCCGAACAGACAAACACGGCGAGATCGTCGCCCTCATCGCCGGAGCCGCCGACGAGGAGGTGCTCGCCGATGTCCGCGCTCAGTACGACGACGCCGCAGCCGCCTCGGCGATTCCGGCCCTGCATTTCCTCGGACCCCGCGATGACATCGCCGAACTCGCAGCGGCTGCGGACATCTACGCACTCACCAGCGTGTGGGAGGCTCGGGCGCTCGTACTCCAGGAGGCGCTCATGACCGGCAAGGCGATCGTGGCCACCGCCACCGGCGGCAGCGCCGAACTCGTCGGCGACGCGGGGATGCTGATCGACCATGACGACGATGCCGCCTTCGCCGCAGCCGTGGCCGAACTCGCCGTCGATCCGGCCCGCCGCGCTGAACTCGGTGCCAGGGCCCTGGCGCGCGGAGCGGAGCTTCCCGATGAGAGGGAAGTTGCCGAAGAACTCGCAGGTCTTTACACGGATCTCGTGCCTGCCCAGGTAGGCTAG
- the murJ gene encoding murein biosynthesis integral membrane protein MurJ, with the protein MSKLVRVLASTALLVSIITLLTRLVGFLRWLVFSANVGAGTVGTAYQSANQVPNILFEVVAGGALAGAVIPLLAVPLARSDRETAGRIASGLLTWAVSVTLPLSILLAVFAPQIARILVDTKTSAAGVQATVELLLMFSPQLVLYGIGAVLTGVLQAHRKFLWPAFAPLLSSLIVIGSYIAYSSVGGSDDTWQTHLGWLGWGTTVGVAALALPLALPMATTGLKLRPTFSFPPGVAHRALRLAGAGMSALLAQQAAVLATLSLANHVGGDGTLVLFSYINAVYLLPYAVLAVTVATVVFPTLSTWVGRSTDPEATEHRRAEAGVRMRSVTSTTTALIIAIGGLGAVILLSAAGPLQTFFIAIDAESESAAPFDSMATAIMVMALAVPGWSFVAWGTRVFYAVERSRYSAAATTTGWILVIVGMVGAILVTGSNGNPGLTLICICSGYVLGMTVAGVFLLVNMRRVLGPAGLALVGRRSLLALGAAVVAGTAGVVTSQWFGGLLDNSASSAVTAGIVAALLGCVVFGIIVLVVDRGFLGEVRGLLADRNRAGVNDETTVHAAEAKTRDHGPSDIDRTSDTDREEDS; encoded by the coding sequence GTGAGCAAGCTCGTTCGAGTCCTCGCCTCCACGGCGCTGCTCGTATCGATCATCACCCTGCTGACCCGACTGGTCGGCTTCTTACGCTGGCTGGTGTTCTCGGCAAACGTCGGCGCCGGCACCGTCGGCACCGCCTACCAGAGTGCCAACCAGGTCCCGAACATCCTCTTCGAGGTCGTCGCCGGAGGCGCCCTGGCCGGAGCGGTCATCCCGCTGCTTGCAGTGCCGCTGGCCCGATCGGACCGGGAGACCGCCGGACGCATCGCCTCCGGTCTGCTGACCTGGGCGGTCAGCGTCACCTTGCCCCTGTCGATCCTGCTGGCCGTGTTCGCCCCGCAGATCGCGAGGATCCTCGTCGACACGAAGACGAGCGCCGCGGGAGTGCAGGCGACAGTGGAGCTGCTGCTCATGTTCTCCCCGCAGCTCGTCCTCTACGGAATCGGCGCCGTGCTCACCGGAGTGCTGCAGGCCCACCGGAAGTTCCTGTGGCCGGCGTTCGCCCCGCTTCTGTCCAGCCTCATCGTCATCGGCAGCTACATCGCCTACAGTTCCGTCGGCGGCAGCGACGACACCTGGCAGACCCACCTCGGATGGCTCGGCTGGGGCACCACCGTCGGCGTGGCAGCCCTCGCGCTGCCGCTCGCCCTGCCGATGGCCACGACCGGGCTGAAGCTGCGTCCCACCTTCTCCTTCCCACCCGGAGTCGCTCACCGTGCGCTGCGCCTGGCCGGCGCCGGAATGTCGGCCCTGCTCGCCCAGCAGGCCGCCGTGCTCGCAACCCTGAGCCTGGCCAACCATGTCGGTGGGGACGGCACGCTCGTCCTCTTCAGCTACATCAACGCCGTCTACCTGCTGCCCTACGCGGTGCTCGCCGTGACCGTGGCGACGGTGGTCTTCCCGACCTTGTCGACCTGGGTGGGACGATCCACCGACCCCGAGGCGACCGAGCACAGACGTGCGGAAGCCGGGGTGCGGATGCGGTCGGTGACCTCGACGACGACGGCGCTCATCATCGCCATCGGCGGACTCGGCGCCGTCATCCTGCTCTCGGCAGCCGGCCCCCTGCAGACCTTCTTCATCGCCATCGACGCCGAAAGCGAATCCGCCGCACCCTTCGACTCCATGGCCACGGCGATCATGGTTATGGCCTTGGCCGTGCCCGGGTGGTCCTTCGTGGCGTGGGGCACCCGCGTCTTCTACGCAGTCGAACGCTCCCGCTATTCGGCGGCCGCCACGACGACGGGGTGGATCCTCGTCATCGTCGGCATGGTCGGAGCCATCCTCGTCACCGGCTCGAACGGCAATCCCGGACTGACCCTCATCTGCATCTGCAGCGGCTATGTGCTGGGCATGACCGTCGCCGGAGTATTCCTGCTCGTGAATATGCGCCGCGTCCTCGGCCCCGCGGGACTCGCTCTCGTCGGACGTCGGTCGCTGCTCGCACTCGGGGCCGCCGTCGTCGCGGGCACCGCCGGAGTCGTGACCTCGCAGTGGTTCGGGGGACTCCTCGACAACTCCGCCAGCTCCGCGGTCACCGCCGGAATCGTCGCCGCCCTCCTCGGCTGCGTCGTCTTCGGAATCATCGTGCTCGTCGTCGACCGTGGGTTCCTCGGCGAAGTCCGCGGTCTGCTCGCCGACCGGAACCGGGCCGGTGTCAACGACGAGACGACCGTGCACGCCGCCGAAGCGAAGACCAGAGACCACGGACCCAGCGACATCGACAGAACCAGCGACACCGACAGGGAGGAAGACTCATGA
- a CDS encoding copper transporter: MIDFRYHLVSLVSVFLALAVGIVLGAGPLKEPIGESLQSQVDALRSDRDSLRSDLDAAKGNIDKQNEFVTAAAPELIDGTLDGQEVSIIAAPEADSEQVEEVSNRVKEADGTIAGDVSFVPNTLSLEDSTQFLKRLRTVVPHLPKDDSTAIRAALVIALTGDASMLEDEDDQADAEKQAAKLYDVFVEADRLRTDTDHKTTSLFIVIDDENSTLAEDTEPSPKATDDKGTRTLVTDFITALTAEANSVVVAGDAGSAQNGLVNVLRTEKSRASTVDGLGLGAGPVITVRALASGEAGKHGHFGFAEDAEGILPGKIEEESTDDTSKGDEK; encoded by the coding sequence GTGATTGATTTCCGCTACCACCTCGTCTCCCTCGTCTCGGTGTTCCTGGCGCTGGCCGTCGGCATCGTCCTCGGCGCGGGACCGCTGAAGGAACCGATCGGGGAGTCCCTGCAGAGCCAGGTCGACGCCTTGCGCTCGGACCGCGACAGTCTGCGCTCCGACCTCGACGCCGCCAAGGGCAATATCGACAAGCAGAACGAATTCGTCACCGCCGCGGCCCCGGAACTCATCGACGGCACCCTCGACGGGCAGGAAGTGAGCATCATCGCCGCCCCCGAGGCGGACTCCGAACAGGTCGAAGAGGTCAGCAACCGGGTCAAGGAAGCCGATGGCACCATCGCCGGCGACGTCTCGTTCGTGCCGAATACGCTCAGCCTCGAGGATTCCACCCAGTTCCTCAAGAGGCTGCGCACTGTCGTGCCGCACCTGCCGAAAGACGACTCGACCGCGATCCGCGCCGCTCTCGTCATCGCCCTGACCGGGGACGCCTCGATGCTCGAAGACGAAGACGATCAGGCCGATGCGGAGAAGCAGGCTGCGAAGCTCTACGACGTCTTCGTCGAAGCCGACCGTCTGCGCACCGACACGGACCACAAGACCACTTCGCTGTTCATCGTCATCGACGATGAGAACTCGACACTGGCCGAGGACACCGAACCCAGCCCGAAGGCCACCGACGACAAGGGCACCCGCACCCTCGTCACCGACTTCATCACCGCGCTCACCGCCGAAGCGAACTCGGTGGTCGTCGCCGGCGACGCCGGATCGGCACAGAACGGACTCGTCAACGTGCTGCGGACGGAGAAGTCCCGTGCCAGCACCGTCGACGGCCTCGGCCTCGGCGCCGGTCCCGTCATCACCGTGCGGGCACTGGCCTCCGGAGAAGCCGGAAAGCACGGACACTTCGGATTCGCCGAGGACGCCGAAGGCATCCTGCCGGGCAAGATCGAAGAGGAGTCGACCGACGACACTTCGAAGGGAGACGAGAAATGA
- the steA gene encoding putative cytokinetic ring protein SteA, with protein sequence MKVRRQNLTAPTRFGPAPARLDRRTKNLTKRLQAGDIAVIKHSDIDRISAEALVACRPAAVINADKSISGRYPNLGPSIIVDAGIPLIDAAGADIFDAVDENAEISIEGATVFAGETEVATGVRQTAETISEDMHAAEAGMNSVLVDFIDNTIEYIRKDSDLLSAELVVPEVKTTFTDRHVLIVVRGYHYKEDLAMLASYIREYRPLLIGVDGGADAIIEAGYRPDMIVGDMDSVSDTALTSGAEIVVHAYRDGTAPGTERVEALGVECVAFAASGTSEDIAMLLADDKGAELIVAVGTHDTVMEFLDKGRKGMASTFITRLRVGSKLIDAKGVSLLYRQRISSLQLAVLIIAGLVALGVAMTATSAGQTFLGLIGAQLDGLFGWIGSLFGGDPAASTDSAGLIQGLTSD encoded by the coding sequence ATGAAAGTGCGCAGACAGAACCTCACCGCACCGACCCGGTTCGGCCCCGCCCCTGCCCGCTTGGATCGACGCACGAAGAATCTGACGAAACGCCTCCAAGCAGGCGACATCGCCGTCATCAAGCACTCCGATATCGACCGCATCTCCGCCGAAGCCCTCGTCGCCTGCCGGCCGGCCGCGGTGATCAACGCCGACAAGTCGATCTCCGGCCGCTACCCGAACCTCGGCCCGAGCATCATCGTCGACGCAGGCATCCCCCTCATCGACGCCGCCGGAGCCGATATCTTCGATGCGGTCGACGAGAACGCCGAGATCTCCATCGAGGGCGCCACCGTATTCGCAGGTGAGACCGAGGTGGCCACAGGAGTCCGGCAGACGGCCGAGACGATCTCCGAGGACATGCACGCCGCCGAGGCCGGAATGAACTCCGTGCTGGTGGACTTCATCGACAACACGATCGAATACATCCGCAAGGACTCCGATCTGCTCTCGGCCGAGCTCGTCGTGCCGGAGGTGAAGACGACGTTTACCGACCGGCATGTGCTCATCGTCGTCCGCGGATACCACTACAAGGAGGACCTGGCGATGCTGGCCTCCTATATCCGCGAATACCGGCCGCTGCTCATCGGCGTCGACGGCGGAGCCGATGCCATCATCGAAGCCGGCTACCGACCGGACATGATCGTCGGGGACATGGACTCCGTGTCCGATACCGCTCTGACCTCGGGGGCCGAGATCGTCGTCCACGCCTACCGCGACGGCACCGCCCCGGGCACCGAACGGGTCGAAGCCCTCGGAGTCGAATGCGTGGCCTTCGCAGCCTCGGGTACGAGCGAGGACATAGCCATGCTGCTCGCCGATGACAAGGGTGCCGAACTCATCGTCGCCGTCGGCACCCACGACACCGTCATGGAGTTCCTCGACAAGGGCCGCAAGGGCATGGCCTCGACCTTCATCACCCGACTGCGTGTGGGTTCGAAGCTCATCGATGCCAAGGGCGTGTCCCTGCTCTACCGGCAGCGCATCTCCAGCCTGCAGCTGGCCGTGCTCATCATCGCCGGACTCGTCGCCCTCGGTGTGGCGATGACCGCAACCTCGGCCGGACAGACCTTCCTCGGGCTCATCGGCGCCCAACTCGACGGCCTCTTCGGCTGGATAGGCTCCCTCTTCGGCGGCGACCCCGCAGCATCGACCGACTCCGCCGGCCTCATCCAAGGACTGACCAGTGATTGA
- the recN gene encoding DNA repair protein RecN translates to MISELRISHLGVIAEAAVELDTGFTVVTGETGAGKTMFVSALSLLMGRKVGSGVVRKGAEKAEVEGIFTDVAEPVRERIEEAGGSADDEAIISRTVALKGRARATAGGRTVPISVLTDISSDLITLHGQSEQLRLKGAAQQRHLLDAAGGTALAEVADRYRAAFENWRETEARVSRIKDSTAARRERILWLRGCLETIDKVRPEPGEDETLAAQSAKLGAAAEITRAVGAAHDLLLGSEIDDAGAAVDLVHQAISTIADVEGSDKELVTIREALGDAVLRLSDSAAELSNYLSGFDELGETSLEETEARRAELGTLAPYGQDVAEVLDFESRSAAELAELEAEDRDLDGLDAELTEARETMEAAASALTEIRRATADEFSAAVSEELTALSMPKATVAFEISEREPTTHGADEVRLTFAAHESSIPDDIAKIASGGELSRVMLAIEVVRAASESIPTYVFDEVDAGVGGKAAVEIGRRLAKLAQGAQVIVVTHLPQVAAWADTHVTIVKDDDAETVRSGVQELTDAERVVELSRMLAGMDDSASAKAHAAELLDNARQVKEAGVGSR, encoded by the coding sequence ATGATCTCCGAACTGCGCATCTCCCATCTCGGCGTGATCGCCGAGGCCGCCGTCGAACTCGACACCGGCTTCACTGTCGTCACCGGTGAGACCGGTGCGGGAAAGACCATGTTCGTCTCCGCCCTGTCCCTGCTCATGGGCCGCAAGGTCGGCTCCGGAGTCGTGCGCAAAGGCGCAGAGAAGGCCGAAGTCGAAGGCATCTTCACCGATGTGGCCGAACCCGTGCGCGAACGCATCGAAGAGGCCGGCGGCAGCGCCGACGATGAAGCGATCATCTCCCGCACCGTCGCGCTCAAGGGCCGTGCCCGGGCCACGGCCGGCGGCCGGACCGTGCCGATCTCCGTGCTCACCGACATCTCCTCGGACCTCATCACCCTCCACGGCCAGTCTGAACAGCTGCGCCTCAAGGGCGCCGCCCAACAGCGACACCTCCTCGATGCCGCCGGTGGCACTGCTCTCGCCGAGGTGGCCGACCGTTACCGCGCCGCCTTCGAGAACTGGCGCGAGACCGAAGCCCGCGTCAGCCGCATCAAAGACTCCACCGCCGCCCGCCGCGAACGCATCCTGTGGCTGCGCGGCTGTCTGGAGACCATCGACAAGGTCCGCCCCGAACCCGGCGAAGACGAGACCCTGGCCGCGCAGTCGGCGAAACTCGGTGCCGCCGCCGAGATCACTCGCGCCGTCGGCGCCGCCCACGACCTGCTGCTCGGTTCGGAGATCGACGATGCCGGCGCCGCCGTCGACCTCGTCCACCAGGCCATCAGCACGATCGCCGATGTCGAAGGCTCCGACAAGGAACTCGTCACCATACGCGAAGCCCTCGGCGACGCCGTGCTGCGTCTATCCGACTCCGCCGCGGAACTGTCGAACTACCTCTCCGGTTTCGACGAACTCGGCGAAACCTCGCTGGAGGAGACCGAAGCACGCCGCGCGGAGCTCGGCACCCTGGCTCCCTACGGCCAGGACGTCGCCGAAGTCCTCGACTTCGAATCCCGCTCGGCCGCGGAACTCGCCGAACTCGAAGCCGAGGACCGCGACCTCGACGGACTCGACGCCGAACTCACCGAGGCTCGCGAGACCATGGAGGCGGCCGCCTCGGCGCTCACCGAGATCCGCAGGGCCACCGCGGACGAATTCTCCGCTGCGGTGAGCGAAGAGCTCACCGCCCTGTCGATGCCGAAGGCCACGGTCGCCTTCGAGATCTCCGAACGCGAACCCACCACCCACGGGGCCGACGAGGTCCGGCTGACCTTCGCCGCCCACGAATCCTCGATCCCCGACGACATCGCGAAGATCGCCAGCGGCGGTGAGCTCTCCCGTGTCATGCTCGCCATCGAAGTCGTCAGGGCTGCCAGCGAATCCATCCCCACCTACGTCTTCGACGAAGTCGATGCCGGAGTCGGCGGCAAAGCGGCCGTGGAGATCGGCCGTCGGCTGGCCAAACTCGCCCAGGGCGCCCAGGTCATCGTCGTCACCCACCTGCCGCAGGTCGCCGCCTGGGCCGACACCCATGTGACCATCGTCAAGGACGACGACGCCGAGACCGTGCGCTCGGGAGTGCAGGAGCTGACCGATGCCGAACGCGTCGTCGAACTCTCCCGCATGTTGGCGGGCATGGACGACTCCGCCTCGGCGAAGGCCCATGCAGCCGAACTGCTCGACAACGCTCGGCAGGTCAAGGAGGCCGGCGTTGGCAGCAGATGA
- a CDS encoding NAD kinase: protein MTRHIMVLLHPQRDESAVAAVSVFKALLDDGVTPVVLSDEIVGIRARQAEAVDDEPILNHCVIIDPSELGEWKNACELVIVLGGDGTILRAAERFHGSGAPLMGINLGHVGFLAESEKEDLAEAVHRASQRDYSVEERLALDVSVWHEGENIFNAWALNEVTIEKTSKSRMIDVVLGVDARPVSSFGCDGVILATPTGSTAYSFSAGGPIVWPEVEALILVPISAHALFSKPLVVNPTSRLGVEISQMNPEFSAVLWCDGRRALELPSGARVEATRSKSPIRLARLHTGPFTDRLVAKFRLPVSGWRGPIKEA, encoded by the coding sequence GTGACCAGACACATCATGGTGCTGCTGCACCCCCAGCGTGATGAGTCGGCCGTGGCCGCCGTCAGCGTGTTCAAGGCCCTCCTCGACGACGGGGTCACCCCGGTCGTCCTCTCCGATGAAATCGTCGGCATCCGCGCCCGCCAGGCCGAAGCCGTCGACGACGAACCCATCCTCAACCACTGCGTCATCATCGACCCCTCCGAACTCGGTGAGTGGAAGAACGCCTGCGAACTCGTCATCGTCCTCGGCGGCGACGGCACGATCCTGCGCGCCGCCGAACGCTTCCACGGCTCCGGCGCCCCGCTCATGGGCATCAACCTGGGCCATGTCGGCTTCCTCGCCGAAAGCGAGAAGGAAGACCTCGCCGAGGCGGTCCACCGCGCCTCCCAACGTGACTATTCCGTCGAGGAGCGGCTCGCGCTCGACGTGTCCGTGTGGCACGAAGGCGAGAACATCTTCAACGCCTGGGCACTCAACGAGGTGACCATCGAGAAGACCTCGAAATCCCGGATGATCGACGTCGTCCTCGGTGTCGACGCCCGCCCCGTGTCCTCCTTCGGCTGCGACGGCGTCATCCTCGCCACCCCCACCGGCTCTACCGCGTACTCGTTCTCCGCAGGCGGACCCATCGTCTGGCCCGAGGTCGAAGCACTCATCCTCGTTCCGATCTCCGCCCACGCGCTGTTCTCCAAACCGCTCGTCGTCAACCCGACCTCCCGCCTCGGCGTGGAGATCTCCCAGATGAACCCCGAATTCTCCGCAGTGCTGTGGTGCGACGGCCGCCGCGCCCTCGAACTGCCGTCCGGGGCCCGCGTGGAAGCCACCCGCTCAAAATCACCGATCCGACTCGCCCGCCTCCACACCGGCCCCTTCACCGACCGACTCGTCGCGAAGTTCCGCCTGCCCGTCTCCGGCTGGCGAGGACCGATCAAGGAGGCCTGA
- a CDS encoding TlyA family RNA methyltransferase: MSRLDRALVDRGLLNSRSRAAREIAAGRVSVNGRTATKASQDVRDTDDVSVTEPDPWVARSAHKLLGALEAFDLTNRLQGLTALDAGASTGGFTQVLLHHGVAHVWAVDVGHDQLATVLRDDPRVHVREGLNLRDLSDSDVPTVDLVVADVSFISLRLLIGPLLAATAATGELFLMVKPQFELARASLDKHGVVTSREKRRRAIDSVLDAVTDKDARVTDIAPSPLPGPSGNREYFLRVRPGRTHDQSDRLDQADIPTHLDEMMRGES, encoded by the coding sequence GTGAGCAGACTCGACCGGGCACTCGTCGACCGCGGACTGCTGAACTCCCGCTCCCGCGCCGCCCGCGAAATCGCCGCCGGTCGCGTCAGCGTCAACGGCCGCACCGCGACCAAGGCCTCCCAAGATGTGCGAGACACCGACGACGTCTCCGTCACCGAACCCGACCCCTGGGTCGCCCGCAGCGCCCACAAACTCCTCGGCGCGCTCGAGGCCTTCGACCTCACCAACCGACTTCAGGGTCTGACGGCCCTCGACGCAGGCGCCTCCACCGGTGGCTTCACCCAAGTCCTCCTGCATCACGGTGTCGCACACGTCTGGGCCGTCGATGTCGGCCACGACCAACTCGCGACCGTCCTCCGCGACGATCCGCGCGTCCACGTCCGCGAAGGACTCAACCTCCGCGACCTGTCCGACTCCGACGTGCCGACCGTCGACCTCGTCGTCGCAGACGTCTCCTTCATCTCCCTGCGCCTGCTCATCGGACCGCTGCTGGCCGCGACTGCCGCGACGGGAGAACTGTTCCTCATGGTCAAACCGCAATTCGAACTGGCACGCGCCTCCCTGGACAAACACGGAGTCGTCACCAGCCGGGAGAAACGCCGCCGCGCCATCGACTCCGTCCTCGACGCCGTGACCGACAAAGACGCCCGCGTCACCGACATCGCACCCTCACCGCTGCCGGGCCCCAGCGGGAATCGGGAGTACTTCCTGCGTGTTCGGCCAGGCCGAACACATGACCAGTCCGATAGGCTCGACCAAGCAGACATCCCCACCCACCTGGACGAAATGATGAGAGGAGAGTCGTGA
- a CDS encoding HAD-IIA family hydrolase — MTLTADQHSSADGRLPESTGTPIDCVLFDLDGVVYHGTHAVDGAVDGINWLHSQSIPVNYVTNNATRTAAATAEKITGMGVNVSADEVTTSAQVLAERLADRFGPGAHVHLLGTTGLRVALEEAGLEITDSLEASPVAVAQGLDPEIDYAKIVRTCEIIRSGAEWWASNPDFSLLTETGKVPGNGAFVELIARLTDATPVIVGKPAPHMMDFAAGRLGAHRPLMVGDRLNTDIEGGCAAGIDTALVLTGIHDIHDALRAGPERRPAFILPNLRGLEALITGTDRGESARIEAELRRAWAAIDAGETDAEAVLSEGHLPRRIGEDS; from the coding sequence GTGACACTGACCGCCGATCAGCACAGCTCAGCAGATGGGCGCCTGCCCGAATCTACGGGCACGCCCATCGACTGTGTCCTGTTCGACCTCGACGGAGTCGTCTACCACGGAACCCACGCCGTCGATGGCGCCGTCGACGGCATCAACTGGCTCCACTCCCAGTCGATCCCGGTCAACTACGTCACGAACAACGCCACTCGCACGGCCGCAGCCACCGCCGAGAAGATCACCGGAATGGGCGTCAACGTCTCCGCGGACGAAGTGACCACCTCGGCGCAGGTGCTCGCCGAACGCTTAGCCGATCGATTCGGGCCGGGCGCCCACGTCCACCTCCTCGGCACGACCGGACTGCGGGTCGCACTCGAAGAGGCGGGCCTCGAGATCACCGACTCACTCGAGGCGTCACCCGTCGCCGTCGCTCAGGGACTCGACCCGGAGATCGACTACGCGAAGATCGTGCGCACCTGCGAAATCATCCGCTCGGGCGCCGAATGGTGGGCGAGCAACCCCGACTTCTCCCTCCTCACGGAAACCGGGAAAGTCCCCGGCAACGGTGCCTTCGTCGAACTCATCGCCCGACTCACCGACGCCACCCCCGTCATCGTCGGCAAACCTGCACCGCACATGATGGACTTCGCAGCCGGACGCCTCGGCGCGCACCGGCCCCTCATGGTCGGCGACCGTCTCAACACCGATATCGAAGGCGGCTGTGCCGCCGGCATCGACACCGCCCTCGTCCTCACCGGAATCCATGACATCCACGATGCCCTGCGTGCTGGCCCGGAGCGTCGACCGGCGTTCATCCTGCCGAATCTGCGCGGACTCGAAGCGCTCATCACCGGTACCGACCGCGGCGAGTCCGCCCGGATCGAAGCCGAACTCCGCCGAGCCTGGGCAGCCATCGATGCGGGGGAGACCGACGCCGAGGCGGTCCTGTCCGAAGGACACCTGCCTCGACGGATCGGGGAGGACTCATGA